Proteins encoded together in one Chitinophaga sp. LS1 window:
- a CDS encoding lectin, producing the protein MKTMPMLLWAALLLLCFGCNKRESSITLKTSGLSVTNASPAGDVVGKIVVGYQGWFACTGDGSPINAWWHWTLDWAKTPSSSNNGIKSWPDVRDYTSTFQTGWPALGNGSPATLFSSYTDQTVNTHFRWMQENNIDAAALQRFNPNGQEGPIRDSVTAKVKRAAEAYGRKFYIMYDVSGWTNMQTEIKADWLAKMSAYTASSAYARQNDKPVVCIWGFGFNDDNHPWSADVCLEVINWFKTQGCYVIGGVPTHWREENSDSRPAFLNTYKAFNMLSPWMVGRIGNAGESDNFFTTVNTPDQAYCNANGIDYQPCILPGDLQEKQRAHGDFMWRQFYNMIRVGCQGIYISMFDEYNEGNQIAKTAESVAFVPAGSGFVTLDEDGVACSADYYLRLTGDGGKMLKGLITLTAIRQTPTVPGGTANNPVGMTITLKGSNNLYVSSENGTQAMNCNRTNAGGWEQFVVVDAGNGKIALKYGNLYVSSENGLQPITCNRTAIGLWEQFDWVTNADGSISLKGNNGMYISSEDGLQPMTCNRATVGGWESFKINL; encoded by the coding sequence ATGAAAACCATGCCTATGCTGCTATGGGCAGCACTGTTACTGCTATGCTTCGGTTGTAACAAACGAGAATCCTCCATTACTTTAAAAACCAGTGGATTATCCGTCACCAATGCCTCTCCTGCCGGAGATGTAGTAGGTAAAATTGTAGTGGGGTACCAGGGCTGGTTCGCCTGTACCGGAGATGGCTCTCCTATCAATGCATGGTGGCACTGGACGCTGGACTGGGCCAAAACACCCTCCTCTTCCAACAACGGTATTAAGTCCTGGCCGGATGTCAGAGATTATACCAGCACCTTTCAAACCGGATGGCCCGCATTGGGCAATGGTTCGCCGGCAACCCTGTTTTCTTCCTACACCGATCAGACCGTGAATACTCATTTTCGGTGGATGCAGGAAAATAACATCGATGCTGCCGCCCTGCAACGTTTCAACCCGAACGGACAGGAAGGCCCTATCCGCGATTCTGTCACTGCAAAGGTAAAACGCGCTGCTGAAGCCTATGGACGAAAGTTTTACATTATGTACGATGTAAGCGGCTGGACAAATATGCAGACTGAAATCAAAGCTGACTGGCTGGCGAAGATGTCTGCCTACACTGCGTCTTCCGCTTATGCCAGACAGAATGATAAACCAGTTGTTTGTATCTGGGGATTTGGATTTAATGATGACAATCATCCATGGTCTGCTGATGTATGCCTGGAAGTGATCAACTGGTTTAAGACCCAGGGATGTTACGTCATTGGCGGCGTGCCTACTCACTGGCGGGAAGAGAATAGTGATTCAAGACCTGCGTTCCTGAACACTTACAAAGCATTCAATATGCTTTCTCCATGGATGGTAGGAAGAATTGGAAATGCAGGAGAATCCGACAATTTCTTCACCACTGTAAATACGCCGGATCAGGCATATTGCAATGCAAATGGTATAGATTATCAACCCTGTATATTGCCCGGCGATCTGCAGGAAAAACAACGCGCGCATGGTGACTTTATGTGGAGACAGTTTTACAATATGATCCGTGTAGGTTGTCAGGGAATTTATATCTCCATGTTTGACGAATACAATGAAGGTAACCAGATTGCTAAGACAGCAGAAAGTGTGGCTTTTGTTCCTGCTGGATCCGGTTTTGTTACGCTGGATGAAGATGGTGTAGCCTGCTCCGCTGATTATTATTTACGATTGACGGGTGATGGTGGTAAGATGCTGAAAGGCCTGATCACTCTGACGGCCATCAGGCAAACGCCAACTGTACCTGGTGGTACAGCGAATAACCCGGTGGGAATGACGATTACTTTGAAAGGATCTAACAACCTGTATGTAAGTAGCGAAAACGGCACACAGGCTATGAATTGTAATCGCACGAATGCCGGAGGCTGGGAGCAGTTTGTGGTGGTTGATGCAGGGAATGGAAAGATTGCTTTGAAGTATGGTAATCTGTATGTCTCTTCTGAAAATGGATTACAGCCTATTACCTGTAATCGCACCGCGATTGGCTTGTGGGAGCAGTTTGACTGGGTGACGAACGCAGATGGAAGCATTTCATTGAAAGGGAATAATGGAATGTATATTTCCAGTGAGGATGGGTTACAACCAATGACGTGTAACAGAGCAACCGTTGGAGGCTGGGAGTCCTTCAAAATAAATTTGTAA
- a CDS encoding AraC family transcriptional regulator encodes MQEYISMRIAVPPTWEQVFSHFYYAANLSRVPVEKHLLPAFQSIMAFNFGPPVPLEYGNEQFLPIEKTLVLGPVKKSMKYTMPAGSRILVANFKDDAFYRFFGKPLQHYLTDPDKLIQTHCFADLWQELNGIEDPALQVEKLLDFSGLYLCERDPAAANIIENGFNDNPKQIAEKTAQSERTVQLNYKKYLGFSSKEVNRYQRFQKAIGMLEPGKTPDWFEVMEECGYYDQSHLIKDFTHYVGMSPQVYWQLQDVMCRAGS; translated from the coding sequence ATGCAGGAATATATCAGCATGCGCATCGCCGTTCCGCCCACATGGGAACAGGTTTTCTCTCACTTTTACTATGCTGCGAATCTTAGCAGGGTTCCTGTGGAGAAGCATTTGTTACCTGCTTTTCAGTCTATCATGGCATTCAATTTTGGGCCGCCGGTACCGTTGGAATATGGGAATGAGCAGTTCCTGCCTATTGAGAAAACACTGGTACTGGGGCCGGTTAAAAAGTCTATGAAATATACCATGCCTGCTGGGAGCAGGATTTTGGTGGCGAACTTTAAGGATGATGCTTTTTATCGTTTTTTTGGGAAACCTTTACAACATTATTTAACTGATCCGGATAAGTTAATTCAGACGCATTGTTTTGCTGATCTTTGGCAGGAGTTGAATGGAATTGAAGATCCTGCTTTGCAGGTGGAGAAACTATTGGATTTTTCGGGGTTGTATCTTTGTGAGCGGGATCCGGCGGCAGCGAATATTATTGAGAATGGGTTTAATGATAACCCGAAACAAATTGCGGAGAAGACCGCGCAAAGTGAAAGGACGGTACAGCTGAATTATAAAAAGTATTTAGGGTTCAGCTCGAAAGAGGTAAACAGGTATCAGCGGTTTCAAAAAGCCATCGGGATGTTGGAACCCGGAAAGACGCCGGATTGGTTTGAGGTGATGGAGGAATGCGGGTATTATGATCAAAGCCACCTGATTAAA